The genomic region GCCCCAAGGAACCCTTATTTGGCAGTAAATGTCCGGCGTGTTAGCTAATGCGATAAAGCTTAGAAGTAAAAAGGCGAAAATCGTGATTTTCTTAAACATAATGTCTCCTGATTATTTACTTTATAAGGCGAATTCGAGAACCTCATCCATATTATCGACAGGAATAAATTCCATTTGCTTTGCTATCTCTTTTGGAAGCTCTTCGAGGTCTTTCTCGTTCTGACGTGGAATTATTATTCTGACTATTCCAGCACGGTGTGCTCCGAGAACCTTCTCCTTTAAACCTCCAATGGGTAATACTTCGCCACGAAGCGTAATCTCACCCGTCATGGCGGTTTTTGGGCGTATAGATCGATTCATAAAAAGCGAAGCAAGGCAGGTTGCCATTGCTATACCAGCCGAAGGACCATCCTTTGGAATAGCTCCCGCAGGCACATGAAGATGTGTATCAAACTGCTTAAAGTCATTCTCTATCTTCAACGAATCGGCCTGTGAGCGAACCCAACTAAGCGCCGTTTGCGCCGATTCCTTCATAACATCGCCTAAATGACCGGTAAGAATAAGAGCACCATTGCCTGACATCGCCGTGGACTCTATAACAAGAACCTCACCACCAACGGGCGTCCAGGCTAGACCTAAAGCCATGCCGGGTAGCACCTTTTTTGGAAGGACCGTATCGGCGAACTTGTCCGGCCCAAGGTATTCTCGCAATCTATTCTCAGTAATGACGGCACGCTTTCGCTCACCACCGACGATTTCCTTCACAACCTTACGGCAGATACCCGCGAT from bacterium harbors:
- a CDS encoding endopeptidase La, whose product is EVLDPEQNFSFVDNYLEVPFDLSKVMFIATANYIDPIPRVLLDRMEMIRLPGYTNNEKLHIATQFLMPRQIEGHGLSRNQIVFTDQALIDIIENYTREAGVRNLERTIAGICRKVVKEIVGGERKRAVITENRLREYLGPDKFADTVLPKKVLPGMALGLAWTPVGGEVLVIESTAMSGNGALILTGHLGDVMKESAQTALSWVRSQADSLKIENDFKQFDTHLHVPAGAIPKDGPSAGIAMATCLASLFMNRSIRPKTAMTGEITLRGEVLPIGGLKEKVLGAHRAGIVRIIIPRQNEKDLEELPKEIAKQMEFIPVDNMDEVLEFAL